TAGACAGCACTCTCGGGCCGCTGGCCAACCAGTTCAACGGTTCGCTTCAGGTCGAACCGCAGCCCGGCGAAAAGACCCTGTCCGAATCCGTGCAGGAACAGAAGCAGCCGGATCAGGGCGATCGGATTTCCCTGTCCCTTGAAGCAAGGGCCCTTGCCGCAGCCGAAAAGGGCGGCGATGCTTCCGCGTCCGCAAGCGGTTCGGAAAGCGGCGATTCCGTGCAGCAGATGATCGATCGACTGAAAAAGGAGATCGAAAAGCTGGAAAAGGAAATCAAGGAGCTTGAGCAGAGCAGCCTGCCCGAGGATGTCAAGGAAAAGCAGTTGCAGAACAAGCGCGCACAGCTCATGCAAATGCAGGAGCAGCTCAACAAGGCCATGGAGGAAAAGGCAAAGGGCGAAGGCATGGCCAAGGGCGGCGGCACCCGGGCTGCCGGGTTCGGCAATTCCGTGGGGTCCTTCTAGGAGAATGCCTTCGGCGACCCTCCCGGGGGGCCGGGCTCTGCCCGGACCCGCCAAGGAGCAAGGCCCCTTGGATCCCCATTGTGTCTTGAGAATTGGAAAAGGCCCGATGAATGCTCTGTCGAGACATTCACCGGGCCTTTTCCAATTCTCAAGACGGGGGGCTTCAGGAAAGATATTTGTTCTTCTCTCTTTGCCTGTTTCCCCCGAGTTCTTTTCTTCGATAGCGAAAACTTTCGCTCTTCCGCAGCTCCCTACGCCGCCAGACGAGCCGGACAAGTTCCCTCATCCCTTGCAGGCGGCGTAGAACCAAAAGGTTTCGGAGAGTCCAGAGAACCCCTTTTCAAAGGGTTCTCTGGTCGCCGAAGGCATTTTCCCTACAAAAGGTCGCCGAGGTGCACGGTGCGGCAGCTGCCGGAGGTGACGCCAAGGAGCAGTCCTGCCAGAAAGCGGAAGGCGGTTTCATTCATGAGCTGATGGTGGAGCATGATGCCCACGCGGCCTGTTTCGGACGCATTCACGAAATCCTGTTCCAGAGCGTAGCGAGCCTGAACCGGGTCGATTTCCCGCCGGGTGTGCAGGTCCACGTTCACGGACAGGTCGGGCAGGGACGGCGGGGTGGGAATTTTCTCGTTTTCGCCGGAGGAGCGGGAGACCGCGATATAGCCGAGGTCGGCCAGGGCCTGTCCGGTTTCCGGGTCGATCCGGTTCCACGGCGGGGTGAAGAAGGGCTGGAAGTCGTCGCCCATGATGGCGGAGAGCTTGTCGCGTCCGGCCTTGATGTCCGCGATCTTGTCGGCCAGAGGGCGGTCGCTGCCGAATTCGCAGCTCTTGCCATCCTTCTGATGGTTTTCATGTGCCCAGCCGTGCTGATGCCAGCACCAGAGGTCCCAGTCGCCGGTCCAGCCGCGCAGGGTTTTCCAGCTTTTCTCGTCCAGCCAGGAGGGCACCACGGCCAGACACAGGGGCGCGAAGTATTCGCGAAAGGTTTCGATCATGCGGTGGCAGTTGTCGTCCGGAACCCCGATGTCGTCGGCGCGGAAGAAGACGACCACGCCGGAAGGCAGGCTCTGGCCCAGGGACATGCCCCAGGCTTCCATGTTGATGGACGGATCGGACCACACAGCGGAAATATTGGGTTTGTTGTTCATAGTCACTTTATGAGCGGGCCAGGCCCAGGGGTTCGAGGTAGAGTTCGCCTTTGAACGTCAGTTCGGCGGCGCCTTGCAGAAAAACGTTGCCTTGTTCCAGAGATACGGTGAGCACTTCGCCGCCGGTCGTGGTGAGCCGGGCCGTTTCGTGTGTCAGACCGAGGCGGTTGGCCAGAAACTGGGTGGCCGCCGCGCCCGTGCCGCACGCGTATGTTTCCGCTTCCACGCCGCGTTCGTAGGTGCGCAGCAGCAGAGGTTTTCTCGTCCACGGCCTGGGCGAAGTTCACATTGGTTCCGGCCGGGGAGAAGTGATCGTGGTAGCGGATTTTCGGACCGAGGTCCATAATGTCCACGGCCTGCACGTCGTCCACGAAGATCACGGCATGGGGAACGCCGGTGTCCGCGAAATGTACGGTCAGGGGCTTGCCGTCAACGTTCAGGGAGATGTTCGTGTCGATGTCTTTCGGGGGGGTGAGCTGGACCTTGGCCTGTCCTGCGTCCGGGCCGTCCAGTATGACGCGGGCATGAATCGG
Above is a window of Pseudodesulfovibrio tunisiensis DNA encoding:
- a CDS encoding FlxA-like family protein; translation: MSIDSTLGPLANQFNGSLQVEPQPGEKTLSESVQEQKQPDQGDRISLSLEARALAAAEKGGDASASASGSESGDSVQQMIDRLKKEIEKLEKEIKELEQSSLPEDVKEKQLQNKRAQLMQMQEQLNKAMEEKAKGEGMAKGGGTRAAGFGNSVGSF
- a CDS encoding polysaccharide deacetylase family protein, with amino-acid sequence MNNKPNISAVWSDPSINMEAWGMSLGQSLPSGVVVFFRADDIGVPDDNCHRMIETFREYFAPLCLAVVPSWLDEKSWKTLRGWTGDWDLWCWHQHGWAHENHQKDGKSCEFGSDRPLADKIADIKAGRDKLSAIMGDDFQPFFTPPWNRIDPETGQALADLGYIAVSRSSGENEKIPTPPSLPDLSVNVDLHTRREIDPVQARYALEQDFVNASETGRVGIMLHHQLMNETAFRFLAGLLLGVTSGSCRTVHLGDLL